In Coraliomargarita sinensis, the genomic stretch GAACGGAAGCAACATCCGCACGGTCCAGGAGCTTCTGGGGCATACCTGCGTCGAGACGACCATGATCTACCTGCATGTGATGGAGGACGAAAAGGATCAGACGCTGAGCCCGCTGGACGCGCTTTAAAATAAGTTATAAGCTTTGTGGGGAACCACCCCGGATTCTGAGGACAGGGGGACAGTTGGTAGACTTGGGCTGACAATCGCTTGAGGGGATTTTTATCCGCCATTTTGGCGAATCCTGAAAGTAGATAAGTCTTTGATTGATTTACTGGCTTTTGTTTTTGGCTTCTAACCCATCTTTTGAGAATCATCCGTCTGACGAGCGGATGCGACGCAAGTGTTTCCCAATGGTCATACGTCTGGCGGGCGGATGCGACAGGCTGTAGTGCTGCGCCTGCTACCAGCTCCGCGCCGGTGCGGCGCGGAGGGTCTCAAAGCGTGACGGGTCGACTTCGCGAACGAAGCGGCTGGGGTTGAGGCGCATGACCTGGTTGCCCTGATTGTTGAGCATCGGATAGGTGAGGTAGAGTTCTTCCTTGGCCCGGGTGACGGCCACGTAGAAGAGGCGGCGCTCTTCTTCGAGATCGCCCTCGTCGATAGTGCGTTTGAGCGGGAAGGTGCCGTCGGCCAGGCCGATGACGAAGACGACGGGAAACTCCAGCCCCTTGGCCTGGTGGATCGTAGTGAGGCGGAGGCAATTCTTCAGGTCCTCCGGGCTGCGCTCGTTGCTCTCCGAGGCGAGTAGCACGAGCTGGGCGAGCAGTTCCTCCATGGTGTCGTAGCGGGCGGCGAAGGCCACGAGGCTCTGCAGGTCGTCGGCCCGCTCGGTCCAGTTTGGGTAGATCTCGCGGATGTAGCTGCTGTACCAGCCGTCGAGGGCCAACTGCACCAGGTCCTGCGGGGCCTGCTCGCTGAGGGCGTGGACCAGCTCGCGGATGGTCTCGGCCAGCGAGGGCCATTCTTCCCTTGCATCGGCCGGGACTTTCTTAAGCACGTCCTCCGAGCAGAGCACGTCGACAAAATTCTGCTCCAGCTTTTCCGCTCGTTCGCGGATGAACTTGTGGAGCTTTTCCGCCGTTTTGGGGCCGACCTTGGGCAGGAGGGTGGTGAAGCGGGCGAAGGCGGAAACGTCGGCCGGGTTGGAGGCGAAGCGCAGCTGGGCGGTGAAGTCCTTGATGTGGGCCTGCTCGAAGAAACGCACCCCGCTGGTGATTTGGTAGTCGATATTGCGGCGGGTGAGCTCCATCTGAAGGTCCATGGCCTGGTAGTGGGCGCGGTAGAGCACGGCGACGTCCGACAGGTCGCGGCCTTCCTCGACCAGCCCTTCCAGGCGCTGGATGATGAACTGGGCCTGGCCGCGGGCATCCATCAAAGGCACGAAGTAGGGCTTTTCGCCGGAGTCGTTGACCGCACGGAGTTCTTTATTGTAGCCGAGTCCGGCCGGTTGGGCGCGCAGCACATCATTGGCAAAGCTAAGTATCTCGGGAGAGCTGCGGTAGTTGGTCTCGATCTTGTGCAGCTCCGCGCCTTCGTGGCGCTCGCTGAAGCGCATAATGTTGTCGAAGTTGGCCCCGCGCCAGGTGTAGATGCACTGGGCGTCGTCGCCGACGGCCATCACCTGGTGGTGGGCGGCGAGGGTATCCACGATCTCGGACTGCAGGCGGTTGGTATCCTGAAACTCGTCGACCAGGATGTGCTTGAAACGGTCCTGATACTGTCGGGCTACCTCCGGATGTTCGCGGAAGAGTTTGAGCAGGTATTCCAGCAGGTCGTCGTAGTCCACCACCTGCTGCTCCAATTTCGCCTTCTGGTAGTCCTGGTGGAAGCCGGCGATCTTGTCGGCCATGCCGTCGAGAAAGGGGTAGCGGTCGGCGGCCTCATCGTGGACCGAGCCGCAGGTGTTGCGGGCGTAGCTGATCAGGTTGTGAAGGACCTTGGGCTTGGGGTTGTTCTTGGTTTTGATGAACTTGGCGTCGCGGGCCTGGATGGCGGTTTTGAGGATACTTTCCGCCTCGCTCTCGTCGAGAATGGTGTAGTGGCGCTTCAGGCCGATGAGCTCCCCGTGCTGGCGCAGGATACGCTGGGCGATGCTGTGGAAGGTGCCGCCCCAGAGGTAGCGGCGGGGTATGCCGGTCAGGTCCTCCACTCGCTCCAGCATCTCGCGGGCTGCCTTGTTGGTAAAGGTGAGCAGCAGGATTTCGTTGGGTTGCACGCCTTGATGGAGCAGATAGGCCACGCGGTAGGTGAGGGTGCGCGTCTTGCCCGAGCCCGCACCGGCCAGCACGAGTGCGGGCCCCGGTTCAGCGGTAACGGCGGCGTATTGCTCGTCGTTGAGTTCGGCGCGGAAATCGATCGGTGGGAGTGGTGAAAGCACGGGTGGGTGGTTAAGTGGTAGGTCGTTGAGTGGTTGATCCGCCTTCGCCCTGTCGGGGCTACGGCGTGACGTGGTGGTGGGTGGTGAGTTGCGGGATGCGGGATACGTGATACGGGATATGGGAGTGGGGCAAATTCTTAATTATAATCTTACTCATAATCCTTTGGCTGTGGGCTGTGATTTGGGATTGGGATTAGGATTAAGAGTAAGATTAAGTTTACGATTAAGATTAGGATGAAGCAGAGGGGATTGGGGTAAGAGAGGGGTTGCGGTTTATGCCAGCTTGGTTTCCCTCGGGGGGATGCAGATTATTCCTTCCGAGATGTTACCGGGTCGAGATGAGGCCGCGCTTCGCCGCTTTTTGGAGGGTTGTAAGGAGGCGGCGGTGACGAAGGGGCATTTTCAGATCGCGAGTATTTCCCTGGAGGTGAAGCACATCGCGCCTCTGGCGGTGCTGCAATCCATCTACGAG encodes the following:
- a CDS encoding ATP-dependent helicase, whose translation is MLSPLPPIDFRAELNDEQYAAVTAEPGPALVLAGAGSGKTRTLTYRVAYLLHQGVQPNEILLLTFTNKAAREMLERVEDLTGIPRRYLWGGTFHSIAQRILRQHGELIGLKRHYTILDESEAESILKTAIQARDAKFIKTKNNPKPKVLHNLISYARNTCGSVHDEAADRYPFLDGMADKIAGFHQDYQKAKLEQQVVDYDDLLEYLLKLFREHPEVARQYQDRFKHILVDEFQDTNRLQSEIVDTLAAHHQVMAVGDDAQCIYTWRGANFDNIMRFSERHEGAELHKIETNYRSSPEILSFANDVLRAQPAGLGYNKELRAVNDSGEKPYFVPLMDARGQAQFIIQRLEGLVEEGRDLSDVAVLYRAHYQAMDLQMELTRRNIDYQITSGVRFFEQAHIKDFTAQLRFASNPADVSAFARFTTLLPKVGPKTAEKLHKFIRERAEKLEQNFVDVLCSEDVLKKVPADAREEWPSLAETIRELVHALSEQAPQDLVQLALDGWYSSYIREIYPNWTERADDLQSLVAFAARYDTMEELLAQLVLLASESNERSPEDLKNCLRLTTIHQAKGLEFPVVFVIGLADGTFPLKRTIDEGDLEEERRLFYVAVTRAKEELYLTYPMLNNQGNQVMRLNPSRFVREVDPSRFETLRAAPARSW